TTATCCTTACAATGGATGCAAATACGCAGGGATTTAGAGCTAATCAggtccttcaaaataaaagccttgcAATAATAGCAGAATCTACACTGCGTCCTTATGTGAGTCAACGTATTTGTCAGGATAATATCAGTTATATGAGCAAACGCACCCTACCAACAGGAGAAATTCTCTCAGGGAGGAATGATTTGTCTAAATTCCCACCAGATCAGTAACCAGAGATATCTTACAACTATGTGCTTTGTGGTCATGCACTAAATTTGATCACAACATGCATCCACACGTTTGTCTTGAAGTCacatggacgttctcttgcaggatggctctcagacacatgcacaccgtcgggaccagactaggacctctagacaGTTGGGCTAGACATTAAtcgcttattttttcatttttgtttttatttttctctttaaactgaTATTTTTGCGGTGAGTATTGTCGGCCAGTGTCGACCTTGTCttactcactgggggcttggacttggacatttgtaaagcctCTCTGTGACAAcctctgttgtaaaaagcgctctagaaatacattttgatttgatttgatttgatgttcAGTAAACTACAAGGGCACAAGACCCAAGTCTATTAGGCTATGGTGTCCATGCAGACTTGGACATTCTTTTTCTGACCTGTGTCCAGTCGACCCTTTTTAAATGGCCTGTGGGTCAGTATCATCTGCTCTTGTCCTGAAAAGGACACGATTTCCATACAGTTTTAACCGCTTGCCAGACTCCTAGTGGAACGAGCAACTGTATACACAACAACCAGATGTGATCCCGTTTAACCTGCCGCCACTGCTAGCAAAAGCCAGTGGCAGAATGGCATGATTCCATTGGGGAAAACTCTCCATGTCATAATCTCTGTTTACAAAACTTTGACAGGGAAGTTTTTTCAGCACTGTAGCTGGGACATGTATGAGGTGTTCCCAGTAGGGGGCGCTCACCgatgaggacagagaggaagaataTGGGGATGGGGATGTTGAGGATAGGAGATGTGATGTTCAGGAACCAGTTGGGCGTCATTGGGAAAAAACGCAGGAAAAGCAGGAAGAAGAACAAACTACTTCTGTTTTCTTCTGCctgagagatacagggagagaggcaaTCTTGCATTCATCTTCCGCAGACGCGGGTCAATTCGGCTGCATTATAAAggcattaaaatgtttgaaaagcttGCAGATCGTTCAGAGACAGGGTTGCTGAGAGGCAGAACAAGCACACATTCATTATGCCGACTAATTAGGCCAATCATGCACTAATGCGCTTGTGTGCTGACACAAATCCTGTTCTCCACAGTGCAGCTCTGCTTCAAGGCTGCCAAACCCAGACAGAAATGAAGCGTGGTGAAAGATCACTATCTAGTGGACACACATAGTAACCACACCATCACACCGATGGCCTGCAGTTTCAAATGTAATTggaagctttaaaaaaagaggaagacatATAGACAGTTAGATgtatagatagacagacagacaaacgcctgaaacattttttttcatgaggGGCTAATTACATCAAAAATTGACAAAAATAATAgctataaatacatacagacctGTTCACTGGACAAGCTTTACCTGGGAAGGCCTCAGACCCTTGAAGCCCCCTGTAATCAGACCCTTGAAGTCCGACCCCCTGTAATCAGACCCTTGAAGTCCGACCCCCTGTAATCAGACCCTTGAAGCTCCACCCCTATAATCAGACACTTGAAGCTCAACTCCCCATAATCAGACCTCAGAAACCCCACCCCTGTAATCAGACCCTTGAAACTCTACCCCGTAATCAGACCCTTGAAGTCCCACCCTCCACAATCAGACCCCAGAAGCCCCACCCCTGTAATCAGACCCTTGAAACTCCACCCCTGTAATCAGACCCTTGAAGCCCCACCCTCCATAATCAGACCCCAGAAGCCCCACCCCTGTAATCAGACCCTTAAAGCTCCACCCCCATAATCAGACCCCAGAAGCCCCACCCTCCATAATCAGACCCCAGAAGCCCCACCCCTGTAATCAGACACTTAAAGCTCCACCCCCATAATCAGACCCCAGAAGCCCCACCCTGTAATCAGACCTTAAAGCTCCACCCCCATAATCAGACCCCAGAAGCCCCACCCTCCATAATCAGACCCCAGAAGCCCCACCCCTGTAATCAGACCCTTAAAGCTCCACCCCCATAATCAGACCCCAGAAGCCCCACCCCCTGTAATCAGCCTCACCTTCTTTTGCAGCAGGAGCACCTTGTCAGGAAAGAGACGGATGACATGGTGCTTCCCGAACGTGCGGGAGAGAAGGTAGCAGTTAGTGGAGCCCACAGTCGTGAGGGTGCAGGCGATAAGGAGCCCGTGCCAGGGCCCGAACAGCGCCCCCGCCAGCATGTTCTGGGAACGGCAAGGATTTAATTATTGTAACCGTCTGATATTTGCTACAAGGTTATTTTGAAAGGCATAAGTGAAGCCTACGATTACGCTTAATCTGTATGCGAATGACTGTCCTGGAGGGTTTCAGCTCCCTCTAACCAGGAAGGAGGAGCCGGGGATGGCGAAGGACTGCTTGTAGAGGTAGGCACTGCAGAAGAGCAGCAGCACGTAGCCTGGATGCTGCTGCTTATAGAACTGCAACAGCTCAGCCAGGTCTCGCAGCTCTTCCAGGTCCGACGGGAAATGCAGCCTGGCGGGAGACATGGGCCACAGAGAGAAAGGTTCCCGTTTGACGCATCGGTTTTGGATGGAGCTTGGTGGGAGCTGATCATACTGAGCTCTTAAAGCCTCAGATAGATGACAGTTGCCTTTTTATTTTACACGTGACCATTCCCTTCTTTCAATTGCATAGATTCCCTTTCTAAATTGCACACTTCACAAGCCAGGCAAGCATCACGGCCCCGACTCAGTGAGTCATCAAATCCCCCCGTGGATCGTGTTGCCCAAGTTCCAGCGGGTTTAGCTTGCAGACAGCAGCAAGAAGCTGAAACCAAAACTGATCTGAAAAAGGGCAGTCGGGTTGAAAATTAGATTTCCTGAAACAGGCAAGTGAACAGGCTGAGCTCGTAACAACAGGACATGTGGGAGATGGGACTGTGAGTACAGAGCAGCTACACCGGTGAGGGGGCAGAGTGCCACACACCCACTTAGTTATGGATACTCCTttagcaaaaatgaaaacatgacacAGCTGAGATGGAAATAGCACACTGCCTTCTCACTTGTGTGcctatatgcatatgtgtgtgtgtgtgtgtgtgtttgtgtgtttgcaagaCTGGCTGTAGGAACTCTCCCACTGCCACAAACACCCAGTGAAATTTAACTCTGCCACACTGGACAGTACCAAGCCCATAGAGTTATCATGCCATGCCCACAGCGCAGTGAGGCTTGTCACTCTCTGATTGGTTAATGAATGTCTTATGCTGCAGTTTCATTGGCCAGGGAGGCATGTGACCAGGCTCTAATAACCTTCCATATACCAAAAGCAGAGGGTTTAATTTCCCTTACGCGCTACCGAAGGTAACAAACACGTAACACCACCATCAGTGCAGGTGCCATGACTACTGGTCGCTAATGAAACTGTGTGAGCGAGAAGAAAAACCATATTCTGAACCCAGTACCCACTCATACATGCGTGTGTTCACATTTCTAACATCAATACATTCCTTCTTGACTTTTTCATGGGAATTTCCTTAAACTGCATATAGCTCAGTGTGTGCAGCCCATCCCCTATAAATGCTAAGGGCAGTACACAGACAACTTATGCACcttcagagcagagagaggagggaaaccCGTGTGTATTCCACAGCCCAGACAGGGGACTTCAGTCATAACCCGTTACAGCATTTGTGCTGACCTTTTCTGGAACAGCCTTTGTAAATTTCACAAGCGCCGAATCAAGACCTTGACTATGACTATATCGAGAACTACACTGCCAAATGTCTGAAACTCACTGCTTGTTTAATAAGCCTGTCTTTATTGCTTATTATTCACTTAAAACATAAAGTCCTGCCTCTCTTACACAGTGTAAGAGCCTATCTGCTGAGCCCTGAGAGAGACCAGGTGGGCTAACGGAGTGTGTAATATTTCAGAAACAAGATGTGTGAGATGGGTGGACCAGTGGTTAGTACTTCTTGGCTGCATGTTCTCCACCAAAGGTATGCATGTTAGATTGATTGGTGTCTCTaaactggctgtgtgtgtgtgtgtggtgtgtgtgtgtgttgtgtgtgtgtgtgtgtgtgtgtgtgtgtgtgtgtgtgtgtgtgtgtccgcgtgtCCGAGCACCCTGTCCAGGGTTGGTTCCTGCTGCTGTGATAGGCTCTGGGCCCCCTTTGATACTGAAGTGGATTAAGTGGTtcagaaaatgaattaaaaagtTACCTGAATCCAGCACCCAGGGAATCCTGTCAAAGTGTCAGGCTGTAGTACCTGTGGGCAAACCCTAGAAAGCCTGATTCAGGTGAACAGGGAGATCGGCGCTCTGTGTAGAACGCTTTCAGGAATTCTTCAGTCAAAGGTGGTTGTCAATTAAGCTGTGAATCTGTAGGATTTGTTCTCTGAGACATTGGGACTACATTTCCAGAGGGATGGATTTGTGGTGATGCATCACTGCTAGCCTACTGCCATTAAGCAAAGTATTCATAGATCAGCATGATTGCACACAAGTACCACAAAACCTTACGGATAGGATGTCTGTGGTGACAgtcatgtattttatatatttattgccaGATTCAATGCTTTTATGCTTTTGTTTCAAGTCACTGCATTTTCTGTACTTTTCTAAGTACATGAAAATTTATCAAAATGATTTTCTGTGGTTAACGACCACAAGTTACAGATATAGCAGATATTTACAGATGTAGTAGAATATTATAGAATACTCCTTTAAACTATGCAGTGCATTGATCCTGTGGGGTCTGAAGTCTGGTGCCTTGGTCTACAATGACAAGACACAACAATATATAGATCATACTGGCTTCAGATCAGTTTTTGTCTCTACTTGACAACTGACAATTAAACACCAGTTTAAAGACAACTTATACTGGTCCCAGAGCAGACCAATACCAATGAGACTTGACATCTTACTTGGTGAAAAGAGTCAGTCTGTATTCTATTATTCTATTgcattcctgtttatttttgcaatttatctgtttatttttctgtcaacTGTGAAATGTACATAACCATGTTACCCAGACACAACAACCTCTCTCTCCAAattctatttctatttattatCCACTTTATTTTAGGCACAGGCTAACTCTCCCGTTTCTCCTGCCAAGGACATTTGTTACATGGAGTACTCCTTCAAGCAGTCTCACTTCCtgggccttctctctctctctctctctctctctctctctctctctctctctctctccctccctctctctctctctctctctctctctctctctctctctcttttcctctctctcagcacatCAATAACTGGCTGCTCCAGTGGGAATCATGAGATCTTTTTAACTGTCTAAGCCTGCATGCTGTCAGGACTTGGTCCTCATACTCACCATTACAGCAAAGCCAAAGTTAGGGCCGATGTCATCTTTACAACCTAAAGGATCCCTTCAACAGCCTATCAAATGAATAGTTTCAGCTGGGTGGCATTTcttatgcacaaacacagaaactcaAAACTCACTCCACATtcagtaaacagtaaatgaaaaaaaaaaaaaatttctcctCATTCCCAGTTCAGTAACGCAGGGAACCTCTTTAAAGTAGTCCCATCACGGAATCAGCTCCTGGGGCTGGGGGCCGAGGGAAAGGGCCGGGGGTTGGGTGTGTCCTGTACCCCAAAGGAGGTTTCATTTTTCTGCTGGCTGGGGAAGAATCTGAATCTGAGTAGACGGCTGCTCGGGGAGAGGACTGGCGTTACACTCTGACACACGGCAGCATGAGGCAGGGAGTCTCCACTGGACTGAGATGACACCCTCCAGTCTGTGCAGTGAATGTGACGGAGCGGAGACTGAGTGATGGCGCGTGCTGTTGGAGCACGTCAGCTCAGAATGTTCCCTCGGGATTGAAAGTGAGATTGATCTCTGGCCACTAGGCTGAAAATCCCCTCCttatattatctgtgtgttgggcaattcattctttctttctttctttcttatctgtctatctgtctatctgtctatctgtctatctgtctatctatctatctatctatctatctatctatctatctatctatctatctatgtttACCCTCAAGCTTTTAAACCCACCAAGTGGACAAAGGTCAAGTATATACCTGTGTTGTTACCCACAGCCCTGTGCGCTTCACCCCTCACAGGACACTCACTGAGGTGTTTCCTGTGGCCCTTGCACTGGCCACGTCAGACTCGCTCACGCTGCTCCACTCTGTGCTGACTATGAGTTGCAGTTGGCATGTATGTATAATGCTGATGGATAACCAAAGAGAACAAGCCTGACCAAAACTTCAAGAAGCACAGTGGATGGATAAGATGTTATATATAATACTCTTATACAACTTAAAGCAATAAAGATATCAACTGTCAGTAATAATTATGAACTCAGATGGTAATAACTGAActcaaatgtttattatatgCGTTTATGGCTATTGATTACTACTGACTGTCGATTTAAGGATGTTTAAGAGTATGTTTAAGAGTATTTTGACTGAACTACcagaagggagggagggtgggagagagagagagagagagagagagagagagagaaagagagagagagagagagagattcaagcTAAGCAAAGTCTTAAGGGCAGAAGGAAATACCTCTAACATTAATTTGTTATCCAGAATGCATCTTTAATAAACAGGGAACGTGAGTTGCTCTGCACGCACCTCCAATTAACAACCAACCAGAGATTCCCAGTCATTCCTCCATCTGAGCTGTTCCCATCTCTGCCACAGCTTTTATACATACTACCAGGTATTGCCTCTCCAGACAAACAGGACGCATTTTTCATTAACTCATTTCGTCCATTAAAGTGAAAACGTTAATAGCCAGTATTACCTTTTTTTTAGTGGGAACATCATTATCCATCGTCTCTGAGTGCAGGGGTATCGGATCCTTTCTCTTCACCGAGTGCTAAACACGCGCTCATTAAAAGCCAGTGAGGATCTGCCAAACCACACCGCGCGGACGTTAAACGCTCGCGCGTGCCGGTGGCCTACGGAGCCGCGCGCACTCTCACCGGCGCGGTATCTCCTTACAGATCAGGCTCGACCCGGCTGATAATGAAGCTGTGCTAATATTTAGAGTTTTGTTCCATTGTGTTTCAGTTTCTCGGTCGCTGAAAATATGGTGTTTACACAATATAATTTGCACAGCTGAGATTTTGCGTGCAAGATTCAACTGGCAGTTTAGTTACTTGATATTTAGTCAACTTTTATTTAAGTTTATTGAGTGCGCTGATCTTAAAAGAGCTTAACGCAGCCCTGTTGCCAAGGATAATGAGGATAACAGGATTCGTGAATTTGGCTTAAAAAGCGCGCACGGTTAGCCTACACAATCTAAAGTGCAGTATAAAAACGGTTGTTCGATGAGTGAGCACATttgctgaaacaaaaatgattatatGTAGACTTAAACGAAAAAAAACCCCTATTCCCTATGACATAAAAAAATCCCCTAAACAAAGCGAACCGAACCGCTCACCTGCGCTCTTCCTCCTGCGTAACTCCGGCACTGTCGCGACACCGGACGCGTGGCGGACCCGGCGGTAGACACACTGTCAGGAGGTAGAGGTAGAAAGATGCCGCGGCAACCACCGCAAATAAACCCCAGACTGAGCGCATGGTCCCGGCGACAGCACGTTGACAGCGACTGTCCGCTTTCTGCGGCTCCACCAGTTAAGTACCGATAGAGTCGCCGCGCCAGTTACGTCCTCGGCGCTCAGACACACGTGGACCTTCGCTGGCGCCACCATGTCAATCGAAGGACTTGGGCGGACCAAGACACAGGGCTCATCCAAATACGAGCTCACCGCAGGCAAGACACAGTGGAAGGGTTCTCCTTCACTCGACTACAGTCGAAGAAATATCGTATACCATAGCCTTTTGCATTGAATAGAACTAGttgtgtataatataatataatataatataatataatataacgcTGCAACTGTgtatcatttaaatgtatataaacccaaTGTGAATATAGACATTTAAATTTAACGGACTAAAACTACTTCCACGGAACTGCCACTGAGAGCACTACAGCATGGGATTGTTTCTAACGATTAAATTATTGTCACTGGGTCACGGTGTGAAAAAAActaacagcaacaaaaaactCTTCTTTTCTCAGTTCTGCACACTATaccagacaaaaaaaaagcgCCACTGTAAATTGTTGCCAAGattaaaacattacaatttatagattaaacatttaaaatttacagatttaacactaaatgttaatttatatattatttacttaCTCATTTACCGATTTCTAGAATGCATTCTTTGAAAAGTCTATTTGCTTTGTTCACACACAAACTTATGTTATTATATTTCTCACTTTCGAGCATGGCCATGTAATCACGTTCAATTTGACTGACTCTGGATCAGTTATTTTCACTGTCCCCTTCTGCTATATATTGCCTTATAATCATTTTTtgctgaccccagatcagtaTTCTGGCAGCAAACTTAGCTCAAATCAGTCTCCATTTAATTGAACCCAGATCAGTGTTCTTATAGCCCTCTAATCAGACTTCTGGTCATTAtgactgacctcagatcagtgtCCTTTAGCCAGCTCTCAGTCACACACTTATTCCCACTTAGATCCCAGGTGAGGATTCATGCAGCCACACAATCTTATATCAAAGCCAAAAAATGGCATACTTCCATCCTATGAAATACACAAAATCAGTAAGTAAATTTAGTTGAGTTATTCAACGAGTACCCAGATTATTTACTGGAAATTCCAGATTCTTCGATCACAGTACACTATTCTGGTCCATAAGTATGCTCGAGCATTTTAAGTGTGCCATACCGAACAAGAACGTCTTCCGCATTAAATACAAGTCCAATCCAATTGTTATCAGTGTTGAAAAGCTGAGATCATATACATTTATGTTAGCTTCGTAGTGAGTTAGCTACTGTTGAGACAGTATAAGATCGAGTACATCTAGGTCAAAGGACGCTGACATGATGGTGGATGTACTAACCCGTGTTCAGAGATGTGCCGATACTACCTTCCCATTGGCCATATAATCACTGTTATTATGATACTgttattatcaatattattacATACCTTTCTCATTAACTGATTGTTTACATAGTCTACACTACAGCGATTTACAAAATAGCAGTGGCAGTGATACCGCTTTGCTGTTGTCAAATTCATGGTTGTGGTTTTAACTTTTACTTTTGATATTTTGAGTTTGTGAGATAGTTCCTCTTTTTTATCACTTGGTGGCAATGTTGCATTGACCACTACAACTATCAGCCCGCTTTCTCTAGTTGTTCACTTGACAGCATGGTGCTAAATTTATTTCCATATCACAAAGTGTATCCTAGTTGCTATAGAATGTTTCCACTTGGGAAAaaagggttttttgggggggttttttaaCATCAAGTAGGTTAAACTATCCACCACTATCCCTATAGTCTACctgtatttttgtgtaataTTACACATTTTGGTTTATATAAGTCTGAGCTaactttgtttatatttggcaataaatgtatattagGCTTTTAGGCTACTAAGTACCTGCTTATATCAAGGTGCTCACTTGCAGAAACCAGTCTGCTACTAGTTCGTTGGTGGACGTGGTGGTCTGAAAGCAGGCAAATACATTCTTTTGTACATTACACGACTGGATAAAGATATATTGATCCTTTCAAGCTGCTGCATAGAACATTTCCGGCTAGATAAATTATTAGGCCGTTCGTAGTGATTTAAATGTGCGTTCTGATTACGGTTGTGTGTCAGTGGAGGTGGATTTCAGCTGCAGCAAAAGAGATTTCACATTCCCTGTGTCATCTGACTACTCTTCGGCGTTTCTTAATACACCTGACTCAGTACATGAAGATATTAAAAGCAGAAGAGTTGAACCAGATGTGCCAGGATGTCAAAAACAATTTACAGAGTGGTCGGACCTCCATGCATATTAAATTTGCGGAAAACATGCTGGGTCAGACTTCTGGTCTAATATGATGTGTCTAAAGCTGGTAGAAGGGGCACATGAAGAATTTAAATTTgagtaaaaaaataatgaagggTGCTAATATTTTGGATAGAGCTCGATAATGTCttaagaaatgcatttttaacaaCTACATCACATCATATCTCACTCTGCCCCAAGGGGTTATGGGGGTTTAGCACAGACGACACATCCAAAGCACTCTGGGAGATTTTGGGGGGTTCTGaaggagagaaaataagaaagagTGAGGGGCAGAGGGAAGGGTtaaaggagcagagagagagagagagagagtgagagagagagagagagagagggagagagagagaatgaagagagagagagagagtgagacagagagagagagggagggagagagagagagagagaatgagagagagagagagagagagacagagagagagagagagagtgagagagagagagagagagaatgagagagagagagagagagagagaatgagagagagagagagagagtgagagagagagagagagagagagagagaagagagagaggagagagagagagagagagagaggagaaggagagagagagagagagagagagagagaatgagacagagagagagagagagagtgagacagagagagagagagagagagagagagaatgagagagagagagagagagagagagaatgagagagagagagatgagacagagagagagagagaggagagagagacagagagagagagagagagagagacagagagagagagagagagagaatgagagagagagagagagagagagagagagagagaatgagagagagagagagagtgagacagagagagagagagagacagagagagagagagacagagagagagagagagagagagagagtgagacagagagagagagagagagagagagagagagagagagagagagagagagaaagagagagagtgagacagagagagagagagtgagacagagagagagagagagagagagagagtgagacagagagagagagagagagagagagagacagagagagagagagagagagagagagagagaatgagagagagagagagagagagaatgagagagagagagagggagagagagagagagagagagagagagaatgagagagagagagagagagagagagagagagaatgagagagagagagagagagagagacagagagagagagagagagagagacacagagagagagagagagagagagaatgagagagagagagagagagagagaaagagagagagagagagagagagagagagagagagagagagag
The sequence above is a segment of the Electrophorus electricus isolate fEleEle1 chromosome 16, fEleEle1.pri, whole genome shotgun sequence genome. Coding sequences within it:
- the tmem41ab gene encoding transmembrane protein 41A-B; protein product: MRSVWGLFAVVAAASFYLYLLTVCLPPGPPRVRCRDSAGVTQEEERRLHFPSDLEELRDLAELLQFYKQQHPGYVLLLFCSAYLYKQSFAIPGSSFLNMLAGALFGPWHGLLIACTLTTVGSTNCYLLSRTFGKHHVIRLFPDKVLLLQKKAEENRSSLFFFLLFLRFFPMTPNWFLNITSPILNIPIPIFFLSVLIGLIPYNFICVRTGAVLSEIASWTTSSRGRTLLQLLLTAGVCLAARCSDRYCSHSRLKLDGPGAQWQ